The Lysobacter panacisoli genome includes a window with the following:
- a CDS encoding response regulator transcription factor: MRILVIEDNQDIAANLGDFLEDRGHTVDFAADGVTGLHLAVVHDFDAIVLDLNLPGLDGLEVCRKLRNEARKQTPVLMLTARDSLENKLAGFDSGADDYLIKPFALQEVEVRLNALSRRGRGVQTRVLNVADLEYNLDTLEVRRQGKLLQLNPTALKILQALMEASPAVVTRQELETRVWGEELPDSDSLRVHIHGLRAVVDKPFEVPLIQTRHGIGYRIAAPDNG; encoded by the coding sequence ATGCGCATTCTCGTCATCGAAGACAATCAGGACATCGCCGCCAACCTCGGCGACTTTCTCGAAGACCGCGGCCATACCGTGGACTTCGCCGCCGATGGCGTCACCGGCCTGCACCTGGCGGTGGTCCACGACTTCGATGCGATCGTCCTCGACCTCAACCTGCCGGGCCTCGATGGCCTGGAGGTGTGCCGCAAGCTGCGCAACGAAGCGCGCAAGCAGACGCCGGTGCTGATGCTGACCGCGCGCGACTCGCTGGAGAACAAGCTGGCCGGTTTCGATTCCGGCGCGGACGACTACCTGATCAAGCCGTTCGCGCTGCAGGAAGTCGAAGTGCGCCTGAACGCGCTTTCGCGTCGCGGCCGTGGCGTGCAGACGCGCGTGCTCAACGTCGCCGACCTGGAGTACAACCTGGATACGCTCGAAGTGCGTCGCCAGGGCAAGCTGCTGCAGCTCAATCCGACCGCGCTGAAGATCCTGCAGGCGCTGATGGAAGCCTCGCCGGCAGTGGTGACGCGCCAGGAACTGGAAACGCGCGTGTGGGGCGAGGAGCTGCCGGACTCCGACAGCCTGCGCGTGCACATCCACGGCCTGCGCGCCGTGGTCGACAAGCCCTTCGAGGTGCCGTTGATCCAGACCCGTCATGGCATCGGTTACCGCATCGCCGCGCCCGACAACGGCTGA
- a CDS encoding sensor histidine kinase, whose product MAVAGEPAPAPRRTRFRRQLRSRIILAFVLLGFGLTGLFAWATNWTRNRVENQLVEDVMNRNIEQAARQYETDPENPEFSVDQIRAYVYPIDKIDSVRVNWPEWYELSDGIYGMTGVANGEPFAYKLAVRKTPKAWFFLAYDMSQATRGEAQFQRAIWASVFLFTLLSLLVGWWSASRVMSPVSELANRLKLSGRSSEPENLASHFPDDEVGQLAEALDDYAERLTEVVQRDREFNADVSHELRTPLAVIKGAVELLLSRPDVDDKTRNRLLRIQRAEQQCTDLISALLLLSRNERGHGATDVARVGEQLLDVHRAQLGGKPLELRMAGEPSLIVDAPEAAVSVALGNLVGNAVKYTTEGEVIVRIGKGSVDVIDSGPGLSEEDAAKLFQRGYRGTHAGHSQGGGIGLSIVRRLCALYAWDVRVTPGGERGVIATLTFDAPMIPASRN is encoded by the coding sequence ATGGCCGTCGCAGGGGAACCCGCGCCCGCGCCGCGCCGCACGCGCTTCCGGCGGCAGCTTCGCAGCCGCATCATCCTCGCGTTCGTCCTGCTCGGCTTCGGCCTGACGGGCCTGTTCGCATGGGCGACCAACTGGACGCGCAACCGCGTCGAGAACCAGCTGGTCGAAGACGTGATGAACCGGAACATCGAACAGGCCGCGCGCCAGTACGAGACCGATCCGGAGAATCCGGAATTCAGCGTCGACCAGATCCGCGCGTACGTCTATCCGATCGACAAGATCGACTCGGTGCGCGTCAACTGGCCCGAGTGGTATGAACTGAGCGACGGCATCTACGGCATGACCGGCGTCGCCAATGGCGAGCCGTTCGCTTACAAGCTGGCGGTGCGCAAGACGCCGAAAGCGTGGTTCTTCCTCGCTTACGACATGTCGCAGGCCACGCGCGGCGAAGCGCAGTTCCAGCGCGCCATCTGGGCGTCGGTGTTCCTGTTCACGCTGCTTTCGCTGCTGGTGGGCTGGTGGTCGGCCTCGCGCGTGATGAGCCCGGTGTCCGAACTCGCCAATCGCCTCAAGCTGTCCGGACGCAGTTCCGAGCCGGAGAACCTCGCCTCGCATTTCCCGGACGACGAAGTCGGCCAGCTCGCCGAAGCGCTGGACGATTACGCCGAACGCCTGACCGAAGTCGTGCAGCGCGACCGTGAGTTCAACGCCGACGTGAGCCACGAACTGCGCACGCCGCTGGCGGTGATCAAGGGCGCGGTCGAGCTGCTGCTGTCGCGGCCGGACGTGGACGACAAGACGCGCAACCGCCTGCTGCGCATCCAGCGCGCGGAGCAGCAGTGCACCGACCTGATCAGCGCGCTGCTGCTGCTTTCGCGCAACGAACGCGGCCACGGCGCGACCGACGTCGCCCGCGTCGGCGAGCAACTGCTCGATGTGCACCGCGCCCAGCTCGGTGGCAAGCCATTGGAGCTGCGCATGGCCGGCGAGCCGAGCCTGATCGTCGATGCGCCGGAAGCCGCCGTGTCGGTGGCGCTGGGCAACCTGGTCGGCAACGCGGTGAAGTACACGACCGAAGGCGAAGTCATCGTGCGCATCGGGAAGGGCTCGGTGGACGTGATCGACTCCGGTCCTGGCCTGAGCGAGGAGGATGCGGCGAAGCTGTTCCAGCGTGGCTATCGCGGCACGCACGCGGGGCATTCGCAGGGCGGCGGCATCGGCCTGTCGATCGTGCGCCGCCTGTGCGCGCTGTACGCGTGGGACGTGCGCGTGACGCCGGGCGGCGAGCGCGGCGTGATCGCGACGCTGACCTTCGATGCGCCGATGATCCCGGCCTCGCGGAACTGA
- a CDS encoding ATP-dependent zinc protease family protein — protein MATKIVLGWREWVALPDLGIGRLRAKIDSGARSSALHVDAQWHFHEGGAPWVGFRLSPGHGAGVIEGAAPVFDVREVTDSGGHCTRRVFVRTTLSLAGLDREIEINLSDRRGMLFPMLLGRTALARQFTVDPARSFLHGRLPTGAARVHALKTYR, from the coding sequence ATGGCGACGAAGATCGTGCTCGGTTGGCGTGAATGGGTCGCACTGCCGGACCTCGGCATCGGCCGGTTGCGCGCCAAGATCGACAGTGGCGCCCGCAGCTCGGCGCTGCACGTGGATGCACAGTGGCACTTCCACGAAGGTGGCGCGCCTTGGGTCGGTTTCCGGCTGAGTCCGGGGCATGGCGCGGGCGTGATCGAGGGCGCCGCGCCGGTGTTCGACGTCCGCGAGGTGACCGACTCCGGCGGCCATTGCACCCGCCGGGTGTTCGTCCGCACCACGCTCTCGCTGGCCGGGTTGGACCGGGAGATTGAAATCAACCTGTCGGATCGTCGCGGCATGCTGTTCCCGATGCTGCTCGGCCGGACCGCGCTGGCCCGGCAGTTCACCGTCGATCCCGCCCGATCCTTCCTGCACGGCCGCCTGCCAACGGGCGCCGCGCGTGTCCACGCACTGAAGACGTACCGATGA
- the rimK gene encoding 30S ribosomal protein S6--L-glutamate ligase has product MKLAILSRNSKLYSTRRLVEAAREHGHSVRVLDPLRCYMRIASDGFSMRYKGKPIAGYHAVIPRIGASITRYGSAVLRQFELMDTFTPNSSDAILRARDKLRCHQLLAAERIGLPTTVFGDNPDDTHDLLSMLGAPPHVIKLNEGTQGAGVMLTEKLSASQGVIEALRGLYANFLVQEYIEEARGADLRCFVVGGRVVAAMKRQAPKGDFRSNLHRGGTAKGVRASVEEEDVAIRAARVLGLGVAGVDLIRSRRGPLVLEVNASPGLEGIEEASGVDVAGEVVGYLAERIRRRAQKRAASR; this is encoded by the coding sequence ATGAAGCTGGCGATCCTCTCGCGCAACAGCAAGCTCTATTCGACCCGGCGCCTCGTCGAAGCCGCGCGCGAGCACGGCCACAGCGTGCGCGTGCTCGACCCGCTGCGCTGCTACATGCGCATCGCCAGCGACGGATTCAGCATGCGCTACAAGGGCAAGCCGATCGCGGGCTACCACGCGGTGATCCCCCGCATCGGCGCGTCCATCACGCGCTACGGCTCGGCGGTACTGCGCCAGTTCGAGCTGATGGACACCTTCACGCCGAATTCCTCCGACGCGATCCTGCGCGCGCGCGACAAGCTGCGCTGCCACCAGCTGCTGGCGGCCGAGCGCATCGGCCTGCCGACGACGGTGTTCGGCGACAACCCCGACGACACCCACGACCTGCTGTCGATGCTCGGCGCGCCGCCGCACGTGATCAAGCTCAACGAGGGCACGCAGGGCGCCGGCGTGATGCTGACCGAGAAGCTTTCGGCCTCGCAGGGCGTGATCGAGGCGCTACGCGGCCTGTACGCCAACTTCCTGGTGCAGGAGTACATCGAGGAAGCGCGCGGCGCCGACCTGCGCTGCTTCGTCGTCGGCGGTCGTGTCGTCGCGGCGATGAAGCGCCAGGCGCCGAAGGGCGACTTCCGCTCGAACCTGCATCGCGGCGGTACCGCCAAGGGCGTGCGCGCGAGCGTCGAGGAAGAAGATGTCGCAATCCGCGCAGCACGCGTGCTTGGACTCGGCGTCGCCGGTGTCGATCTGATCCGTTCGCGGCGTGGACCGCTCGTGCTCGAGGTCAACGCATCGCCGGGACTGGAAGGGATCGAGGAAGCCTCGGGCGTGGACGTGGCCGGAGAGGTCGTCGGCTACCTGGCTGAGCGGATCCGGCGCCGGGCCCAGAAACGAGCCGCCAGCCGGTAA